A stretch of Gemmatimonas aurantiaca T-27 DNA encodes these proteins:
- a CDS encoding metallophosphoesterase family protein, with the protein MNSPTLSSRNLAEPVPSASGGQGAPSGTPLVRVLHLSDIHCGHPFVGAHVDGALALARAGGWNAIVVSGDFSQRAREREFRQARELLDALRTFAPVLTVPGNHDTAWWHAPFGVGDASRLHTGYRAWINEDIEPVLRVPGLSIVGLNSSWGMLSAALTWYPRDWRVKGGLTDAQLDRAAAQLAESPADDLRLLVVHHNVVRGNLSRRWGMKRPQLMLDRIAALNVDVVCTGHDHEERVEVVERRTGRFVISAANTLSRRMRGRRASALNIIEATATDVTVSAWTFLDGAFIAGPARATMPRSHAGT; encoded by the coding sequence ATGAATTCACCGACGCTGTCGTCGCGCAACTTGGCTGAGCCGGTTCCGTCTGCCTCGGGAGGACAGGGCGCGCCCTCAGGCACACCGCTTGTGCGCGTCCTGCACCTCTCCGATATCCACTGCGGGCACCCGTTTGTTGGGGCACATGTGGATGGGGCGCTTGCCCTCGCCCGCGCGGGTGGTTGGAATGCCATTGTGGTGTCCGGCGATTTCTCGCAGCGTGCTCGCGAACGGGAATTTCGTCAGGCCCGTGAACTGCTCGACGCACTTCGCACATTCGCCCCGGTGCTCACGGTGCCAGGCAACCACGATACCGCCTGGTGGCATGCGCCGTTTGGTGTGGGTGACGCGAGCCGGCTGCACACCGGCTATCGCGCCTGGATCAACGAGGACATCGAGCCGGTGCTGCGCGTGCCCGGCTTGTCGATTGTCGGCCTCAATTCATCCTGGGGCATGCTGTCCGCTGCGCTGACCTGGTATCCCCGCGATTGGCGGGTGAAGGGAGGCCTCACCGACGCACAACTCGACCGGGCCGCCGCGCAGTTGGCCGAAAGCCCGGCCGACGACCTGCGCCTGCTGGTGGTGCATCACAACGTCGTGCGGGGCAACCTGTCGCGACGGTGGGGCATGAAGCGCCCGCAGTTGATGCTCGACCGGATCGCGGCCCTGAATGTGGATGTGGTGTGCACGGGCCATGATCACGAGGAACGTGTCGAAGTCGTGGAGCGTCGCACGGGTCGGTTCGTGATCAGCGCGGCCAACACGCTCTCCCGGCGCATGCGGGGCCGCCGAGCCAGTGCCCTCAACATCATTGAAGCCACCGCGACCGACGTGACCGTATCCGCGTGGACGTTTCTGGACGGCGCGTTCATCGCCGGCCCCGCCCGCGCCACCATGCCGCGAAGTCACGCCGGCACGTAG